The segment AGGATTATTCCATGGTATTTTAGCAACCCATAGTATATCTGAAGCGATTTCTTATTATCGATTGTTTAGACGCAGTGTACCTAATCTAAAAGTAGTGGCCTTATTTGACCCTACTGTAGATGGTGAAATGGATCCTACAACCGCTGTTATCAAAGATGAAGCATTGGAAGAAATCTTAGAGGACTATAATACATATTTTAATCAAAAATTTACTGTATCAAGTTATACTTCATTTAAGCGTGATGTTTGTGCTAGACTTGCGCATAAGCTGCAATATCGTTCTAATGATGTAGAAATTGATACAGATAAATACATTGATGTTGTAATTGTCGTTAAACAATTACTGACAGGTTTTGATTCAAAATATGTAAATACGCTATATGTTGATAAAATTATGGCTTATGAAGAGATAGTACAAGCTTTCTCTAGAACAAACCGTTTATATGGTCCAGAGAAACCATTTGGTAGCATTAGATATTATCGTAAGATACATACTATGTCTCGTAACATTCAAGATGCTTTTAGGTTATATTCTGGATCGGTACCTGAAGGGTTATATGCAGATAAAAAAGATCAGAATATTCGCAAAATGAATGTTATAGTAGAGGATATTTCAGATTTGTTTATATCAGAAGGTATAGAATACTATTCAAAATTACCGGATAATATAGCGAGTCGACATAAATTTGGTCGCTTATTCTATCAATTGCGTATCTTAATGGAAGCCATTCGTCTGCAGATGTTTACGTGGCAAAAGAATATTGATGAGAAACTAGGACTAAATTTAGATGAGGAAACGTATAACACATTAGCAGTTCGATATGGTGAATTATATAGCTCTAGTACACCTGATGGTAAAGCTAATCCAGTGATTCCTTTTGATATAACTGCCAAAGCTCATAAGCAAGAGTCTATTCGGATTGATGCTGATTATATGAATAAAAATTTTGAGAAGTATATCAGAGCATATAATATTGATGACTTTGATAAGACATTAATTGATCAATTAAGAATGATGCTTCATAAAAGTTTTGCGCAATTATCGCAAGATGAACAACGTGCTGCCAGACAAATTTTGGTTGATATAGAACATAAGCGATTAGTTATTGATGAAAATAAGACTTTGACTGATTATATTAATGAATATATGAATGTCGACTGGAATGCAAAGATACAGTATTGTATTTACTTGTTGGGGGTAGACGAAGCTAAGCTGAGGGCTTTGTTAAATGCTCATGTTAATGAAACTAATATTGATGAATATGGACGCTTTAATGACTTGATTTCTACTGTAGATATTGAGCGAGCTAAACAAAATTTAGGAATTGTTGAGCAACCCCATTGGAAATGTATAATTAAAATTAAAAATATACTTAGAGAGTTTGTTATTTATAATAAGCTTGATGGGTATAAATCGTAAATTTGCTTTACAGTATACTATAAAAATAGCAGGATTATTCTCCTGCTATTTTTTGTTATGCTCTAAACTTTCACAATACTCATATAAATATGACGGGAAAGTGAGAATAAAAAAGTATCATATATCTTGATAGTGATTTTGAGTGGTGCTGTAAAATTTGATGTTGAATTTACCTGATAATTTAACTACAATAGTGATAAGGTATTTAAAAGATGAGTGTTATATCACTAAAGTATTGTGGAGGTGATTGGATGCCGAATATAAAACCTATTTCAGATTTACGTAACTATTCTGAAGTTTTACGAGATGTTACTATAGATAGTCCAGTATTCTTAACTAAAAATGGTAGAGGCCGATATGCCATTATGGATATCCAAGATTATGAACGTGTAATGGCTACAATAAAACTTATGGGCGCTTTAGAGAGCGGTCGTAAGTCTGGTGAAGAACAAGGATGGATTTCATCAGAGCAACTAAAGAGTGAATTGGGGATTTAATTATGAATAATCAAATTAGCTATGCACCAAAAGCACGAGAAGATTTGCTAGAAATAAAATCTTTTATAGAAGAAGAATCAGGTGATATTGAGTTAGCTAAGAAAACCATTTCGGATATAGTGACTACAAATGAATCGTTGTGTATATTTCCAGAAATGGGACAGCGATTATTGATTAATCTAGGGAGTAAAATTGAATACAGATATTTACTTTGTCATAATTATTTAAGTTTTTACCGTTACTTAGATCGGACTATCTATATTGATAGAATATTAAACAGTAGACGTGATTATCTTAGAATATTATTAGATGAAGTACATTAGTTCTTATAAGCACTATCGTTAATCGATGGTGCTTTTTTATGGGCTTTACTTAAAGTCCTTTAATAAAGTCCCGTCTTTCATAAATCCTCGAAGAGTGATACAATATAGATTATATATTCATTTTTAGAAAAGAGGCTATTATGGAACGGATTCAAGATCTTGTGTACACGCATGTGCAGGGTGGCCAGTTTAGATGGGTCACTGTCAGCACATTGATGCTCGCATTGGGCACGATATTGCATTTGGTGAGCCCTAGTGTGGCTGGGGTAACACCGAACTGGACAATTGCTACGTACTGCGTAGCTATTTTATTGACACGTCCTAGTTTAAGTCAAACATTGGGGATTGGCCTTGTAGCGGCCCTCATCAATGTTTTGACATCTAAGTCAGCATTCCCTTACGGCAACTTGTTGTCTGAACCAGGCGGTGCTTTGACCGCAGCTCTCGTGACGCGCGCTATGTTGTCCGTGAAGTTCCGTAAAATTGATGGTTTTGATTTGACGCCAATCCTATCTGGCTTCTTAGCGACTGTTGTATCTGGCGGTATCTTCGTTACTATTTTGTGGAAAGTATTGGACCTACCAGACAATGTATATATGTATGGTATGTGGCCGATGGTTCTTATCGTAGGCGCTTTGAACGGTGCCATTACGCCAATCTTGTACATTCCGGCACAACGTCTATTCTCCAAACGCGGAATGTTGCCAAGTACAGATCAATTGACATCTGACCATAGTCATATGACGATTTTGCCTGAGCGCCAAGCGAAGATTTCCATTGAACACGTAAATTACTACCATCCTAAGGCGACTACACCATCTCTTGAAAACATCAATCTTGATGTATATGATGGTGACTTCCTCGTTGTGACTGGTCCTGCCGGTTGTGGTAAAAGTACCCTTTGTATGGCTATGGTAGGGGCTGTGCCTAAATTCTACGGCGGCCGTCTTGAAGGCATGGTTTTCGTAGATGGCAAAGCGACTACGCAAATGGAAATTCCTGAATTGGCTAATCACATCGGTGTAGTTCTCGCTGATTACGACACTCAACTCGTAACGATGACAGTTCGTGAAGAAGTGGCCTTTGCTATGGAAAATCGCGGTTATGACCGTGAAACCATCAAAGCTCGTTCTGAAGAGGTATTTGCACAAGTAGGTCTTATCGGCTTAGAAGATCGCAAAATCACTAGTCTATCCGGTGGTCAACGCCAACGTTTGGCCATCGCTTCCGTATTGGCTACGAACCCAACTGTTCTAGTTCTTGATGAACCAACAAGCTCCCTCGACCCAGATGGGACTGCCGAATTATATCGCCTCGTAGGTGATTTGAACAAGAAACACGGTATTACCGTTGTCGTTATCGACCATGACTTACACGCTGTATTGCCGTATGCAAACCGCATGGCTCTCATGGTGGATGGCTCTATTGCGTGTGATGACGATGTACCAACTACGCTTCGTTACATGTACGAACACAATATTCACGTTGATGCATTGCCATCCGTGTTCACTACGTATATGGAACTTGAACAAGCGGGCTTCCACAGCGATGAGCCTTGGCTCAGCATCGAGTCTGCTATCAAGGGCTTGCACCAAATTGAAATGGCTCATGCTATTCAAACGGAGGTGCATGGTGAAAGCAACTCTAACAATAACCAAACCAATACTACTGTAGTAAAAGATAGAAAACCGATTCAACGCGTTGATGATGTACAAGGAAAGGACGGTGGCGCTCATGCTTAAGGTTGAAAACATCCGCTTTGGCTATGTGCCATCTGTAGACATTTTCCGTGATGTGACTTTCACCATCGAAGGGGGCGAATATATTGCCATCGGTGGCCGCAATGGTTGTGGTAAAACGACTATCACTCGTTTGCTCGTAGGTCTTGAAAAGGCGAGCGACGGTCGCATGTACTATAACGGCACGGATATTACGTCTATGCCGCCATCTAAACGGGGTCAATTTATTGGTTATGTATTCCAACAACCAGATCGCCAAATGTTCAGACCAACAGTAGCTACAGAGGTTGCCTTCGGCCCTGAATCACTAGGCCGCAGTAAATCCGAAGTGAAACGCATCGTTGATGAAGTGTTGGAACGTACAGGTATCGCTCACTTACGTGAAGCCTATCCTCCAACATTGCGCCGCGGCGAAAAGCAACGCGTTGCTATCGCTTCTGCACTAGCAATGCAATCTAAAATCCTCATCCTCGACGAACCAACAAGTGGTCAAGATGGTAAGGAAACCAAAGAGTTGTTAGCACTATTGCGTCAACTTAATCAAGAAGGCATTACGATCCTTCTTATTACACATGATATGGAAATCATGGCTAGCGAATGTAGCCGTGCACTCATCATGGGTAACCAAACCGTTGCCTTTGATGGCAGTCCAGAGGAATTATTCAAGAAGTCTACGGACGAATTGCAAGACCTAGGCCTTACAAAACCGCCAAGTGTGGAACTTTCACTAGCGGTACCATCCCTCGGTTATTGCAAATCCATGGATGAATTGAAATCTAAGTTAGTGGCTCAGTTGGGCGGAAAATAGGAGGGACATATGGAACGTTTAGTACCGTTAACAAAAATCTTGATGACCCTCGCTGTATCCGTGTGGGCCATTCTATTGCGCGACTGGGCATCTCTATTGGCCTTAGTCGTTGTAGAACTTGTCGTGTTATTTGTAGCTGGTTTATTGATTAAACAACGTAAGGCTGTAGCGGCATTGACTAGTTTTGCTGTATTCCTTGGTGTTATCCAATTCCTCGGTAGCGGCGATGTAACATCTGCCATCGTATCCGGCTTGCGTATGCTCGCTATGACGCTTGTGTTTATCTGCCTGTTGGCAACTACAAAACTGCAAGACCTTACAGCTGCGCTCGTAACACAATGCAAAATTCCTTACGAATATGCATTTATGTTCACGGCTGCACTTCGTTTTGTACCTGACTTCATTGCTGAAAGTCATGCTGTACAAGAGGCGCAAGCTTGCCGTGGTTTATCCTTAGAAGGCAACTTCATTAAACGCATGAAATCTTACGCATCCGTTATCCAACCATTGCTCTTAAAATCCTTGGGCCGCTCCGAAACAATGGCGTTGTCCCTAGAACTACGCGGCTTTGGTGGACCTACACATAGCTTTGCTGCATC is part of the Veillonella nakazawae genome and harbors:
- a CDS encoding energy-coupling factor transporter transmembrane component T family protein — protein: MERLVPLTKILMTLAVSVWAILLRDWASLLALVVVELVVLFVAGLLIKQRKAVAALTSFAVFLGVIQFLGSGDVTSAIVSGLRMLAMTLVFICLLATTKLQDLTAALVTQCKIPYEYAFMFTAALRFVPDFIAESHAVQEAQACRGLSLEGNFIKRMKSYASVIQPLLLKSLGRSETMALSLELRGFGGPTHSFAASVGLKTVDYAVIGALIVITVLLFVIV
- a CDS encoding energy-coupling factor ABC transporter ATP-binding protein is translated as MLKVENIRFGYVPSVDIFRDVTFTIEGGEYIAIGGRNGCGKTTITRLLVGLEKASDGRMYYNGTDITSMPPSKRGQFIGYVFQQPDRQMFRPTVATEVAFGPESLGRSKSEVKRIVDEVLERTGIAHLREAYPPTLRRGEKQRVAIASALAMQSKILILDEPTSGQDGKETKELLALLRQLNQEGITILLITHDMEIMASECSRALIMGNQTVAFDGSPEELFKKSTDELQDLGLTKPPSVELSLAVPSLGYCKSMDELKSKLVAQLGGK
- a CDS encoding type II toxin-antitoxin system RelE/ParE family toxin; its protein translation is MNNQISYAPKAREDLLEIKSFIEEESGDIELAKKTISDIVTTNESLCIFPEMGQRLLINLGSKIEYRYLLCHNYLSFYRYLDRTIYIDRILNSRRDYLRILLDEVH
- a CDS encoding energy-coupling factor ABC transporter ATP-binding protein; translated protein: MERIQDLVYTHVQGGQFRWVTVSTLMLALGTILHLVSPSVAGVTPNWTIATYCVAILLTRPSLSQTLGIGLVAALINVLTSKSAFPYGNLLSEPGGALTAALVTRAMLSVKFRKIDGFDLTPILSGFLATVVSGGIFVTILWKVLDLPDNVYMYGMWPMVLIVGALNGAITPILYIPAQRLFSKRGMLPSTDQLTSDHSHMTILPERQAKISIEHVNYYHPKATTPSLENINLDVYDGDFLVVTGPAGCGKSTLCMAMVGAVPKFYGGRLEGMVFVDGKATTQMEIPELANHIGVVLADYDTQLVTMTVREEVAFAMENRGYDRETIKARSEEVFAQVGLIGLEDRKITSLSGGQRQRLAIASVLATNPTVLVLDEPTSSLDPDGTAELYRLVGDLNKKHGITVVVIDHDLHAVLPYANRMALMVDGSIACDDDVPTTLRYMYEHNIHVDALPSVFTTYMELEQAGFHSDEPWLSIESAIKGLHQIEMAHAIQTEVHGESNSNNNQTNTTVVKDRKPIQRVDDVQGKDGGAHA
- a CDS encoding type II toxin-antitoxin system prevent-host-death family antitoxin translates to MPNIKPISDLRNYSEVLRDVTIDSPVFLTKNGRGRYAIMDIQDYERVMATIKLMGALESGRKSGEEQGWISSEQLKSELGI